The following coding sequences lie in one Danio rerio strain Tuebingen ecotype United States chromosome 25, GRCz12tu, whole genome shotgun sequence genomic window:
- the ppm1h gene encoding protein phosphatase 1H isoform X1, with protein sequence MAPRFFMEKKIKQESLVVGAIENAFKEMDAHIARERCVYAISGGCTALAVMFLLGKLYVANAGDSRALIVRAGELIPMSSSFTPESERQRLQFLAHLQPSLLGSDFTHLEFPRRVTKREIGKRMLYRDFTMNGWAYKTVQEEDLKFPLIYGEGKKARVLATIGITRGLGDHDLKVHDSDIAIKPFLSCSPEVQVYNLCQFEHGADDVLILATDGLWDVLSNQEVADAVSGFLGNCDPDDQHRYTMAAQDLVMKARGILKDRGWRIAGDRLGSGDDISVFIIPLMYGTQQPQPS encoded by the exons ATGGCCCCGCGCTTCTTCATGGAGAAGAAGATCAAGCAGGAGAGTCTGGTGGTGGGAGCCATAGAGAACGCATTCAAAGAGATG GATGCTCATATTGCTCGAGAGAGGTGTGTGTACGCCATCTCTGGAGGATGCACTGCTCTCGCCGTCATGTTTTTACTGGGGAAACTGTACGTGGCCAACGCTGGTGACAGCAG GGCTCTGATCGTCCGCGCAGGAGAACTTATTCCCATGTCCAGCTCCTTCACTCCTGAATCTGAGCGCCAAAGGCTTCAGTTCCTG GCTCACCTGCAGCCGTCTCTCCTGGGAAGCGATTTCACACACTTGGAGTTTCCCAGAAGAGTCACGAAAAGGGAGATTGGGAAGCGGATGCTGTATCGAGACTTCACCATGAATGGCTG GGCCTACAAGACTGTTCAGGAGGAAGATCTGAAGTTCCCGCTCATATACGGAGAAGGGAAAAAG GCTCGTGTTTTAGCCACCATCGGCATCACTCGAGGACTTGGAGATCACGACCTGAAGGTTCATGACTCCGACATCGCCATCAAACCATTCCTGTCCTGCTCGCCTGAG GTGCAGGTCTATAACCTCTGTCAGTTTGAACACGGCGCTGATGATGTCCTGATTCTGGCCACGGATGGACTCTGGGACGTCTTGAGCAATCAGGAAGTGGCAGATGCTGTTTCTGGTTTCCTTGGAAACTGTGACCCAGATGACCAGCACAG gtaCACTATGGCAGCTCAAGACCTGGTGATGAAGGCCAGAGGCATCTTAAAAGACAGAGGCTGGAGAATTGCCGGAGATCGTCTGGGTTCTGGTGACGACATCTCAGTCTTCATAATTCCTCTAATGTACGGCACTCAACAGCCTCAGCCAAGCTGA
- the ppm1h gene encoding protein phosphatase 1H (The RefSeq protein has 3 substitutions compared to this genomic sequence), which translates to MMTRVRSAVSSIIGGIMASGTGAHDSHPDLPLRFPYSRPDFLALSPDEVECSADHISRPILILKEMKLPWATGYAEVINAGKSALNEDQACCEVVELRKRPADPSSVSYTPSRRRSSLPSGDVLDTIHNPEVKELDFHYWALFDGHGGSGAAVFAAKFLHLHIEEQLQEVLEILQDPGLQPPTCLGEESPNPQLHASASGSQRGLSRAASLRGAAGAPGSPNTMAPRFFMEKKIKQESLVVGAIENAFKEMDAHIARERCAYSISGGCTALAVMFLLGKLYVANAGDSRALIVRAGELITMSSSFTPESERQRLQFLAHLQPSLLGSDFTHLEFPRRVTKREIGKRMLYRDFTMNGWAYKTVQEEDLKFPLIYGEGKKARVLATIGITRGLGDHDLKVHDSDIAIKPFLSCSPEVQVYNLCQFEHGADDVLILATDGLWDVLSNQEVADAVSGFLGNCDPDDQHRYTMAAQDLVMKARGILKDRGWRIAGDRLGSGDDISVFIIPLMYGTQQPQPS; encoded by the exons atgatgacacgCGTGCGGTCCGCGGTCTCCAGCATCATCGGCGGCATCATGGCCTCCGGTACCGGCGCGCACGACAGCCACCCGGACCTGCCGCTCCGCTTCCCGTACAGCAGGCCGGATTTCCTCGCGCTGTCGCCGGATGAGGTGGAGTGCTCGGCGGACCACATCTCCAGACCCATCCTCATCCTCAAGGAGATGAAGCTGCCCTGGGCCACCGGTTACGCGGA GGTGATCAACGCTGGTAAAAGTGCTCTGAATGAGGATCAGGCCTGCTGTGAGGTGGTGGAGCTCAGGAAAAGACCTGCAGATCCGTCCAGCGTCAGCTACACTCCGAGCCGGAGACGCTCTTCGCTGCCCAGCGGAGACGTGCTGGACACCATCCACAACCCT GAGGTGAAGGAGCTGGACTTCCACTACTGGGCTCTGTTCGATGGCCACGGCGGCTCCGGAGCTGCAGTGTTCGCTGCCAAATTCCTGCACCTGCACATAGAGGAGCAGCTGCAAGAGGTGCTGGAGATCCTGCAGGACCCGGGTCTGCAGCCGCCCACGTGTCTGGGCGAGGAGAGTCCCAACCCGCAGCTGCACGCATCTGCCAGTGGCTCCCAGCGGGGCCTGTCCAGAGCTGCATCACTCCGGGGGGCCGCCGGGGCTCCGGGCTCCCCAAACACCATGGCCCCGCGCTTCTTCATGGAGAAGAAGATCAAGCAGGAGAGTCTGGTGGTGGGAGCCATAGAGAACGCATTCAAAGAGATG GATGCTCATATTGCTCGAGAGAGGTGTGTGTACGCCATCTCTGGAGGATGCACTGCTCTCGCCGTCATGTTTTTACTGGGGAAACTGTACGTGGCCAACGCTGGTGACAGCAG GGCTCTGATCGTCCGCGCAGGAGAACTTATTCCCATGTCCAGCTCCTTCACTCCTGAATCTGAGCGCCAAAGGCTTCAGTTCCTG GCTCACCTGCAGCCGTCTCTCCTGGGAAGCGATTTCACACACTTGGAGTTTCCCAGAAGAGTCACGAAAAGGGAGATTGGGAAGCGGATGCTGTATCGAGACTTCACCATGAATGGCTG GGCCTACAAGACTGTTCAGGAGGAAGATCTGAAGTTCCCGCTCATATACGGAGAAGGGAAAAAG GCTCGTGTTTTAGCCACCATCGGCATCACTCGAGGACTTGGAGATCACGACCTGAAGGTTCATGACTCCGACATCGCCATCAAACCATTCCTGTCCTGCTCGCCTGAG GTGCAGGTCTATAACCTCTGTCAGTTTGAACACGGCGCTGATGATGTCCTGATTCTGGCCACGGATGGACTCTGGGACGTCTTGAGCAATCAGGAAGTGGCAGATGCTGTTTCTGGTTTCCTTGGAAACTGTGACCCAGATGACCAGCACAG gtaCACTATGGCAGCTCAAGACCTGGTGATGAAGGCCAGAGGCATCTTAAAAGACAGAGGCTGGAGAATTGCCGGAGATCGTCTGGGTTCTGGTGACGACATCTCAGTCTTCATAATTCCTCTAATGTACGGCACTCAACAGCCTCAGCCAAGCTGA